One Suricata suricatta isolate VVHF042 chromosome X, meerkat_22Aug2017_6uvM2_HiC, whole genome shotgun sequence genomic region harbors:
- the CYSLTR1 gene encoding cysteinyl leukotriene receptor 1: protein MDGVGNLTVSSASNNTCNDTIDDFRNQVYSTLYSMISVVGFFGNSFVLYVLIKTYHEKSAFQVYMINLAVADLLCVCTLPLRVVYYVHKGIWLFGDFLCRLSTYALYVNLYCSIFFMTAMSFFRCIAIVFPVQNINLVTQKKARFVCAGIWIFVILTSSPFLMSTSYKDEKNNTKCFEPPQDNQSKHHVLVLHYVSLFVGFIIPFIIIIVCYTLIILTLLKNSMKKNLSSRKKAIGMIIVVTAAFLISFMPYHIQRTIHLHFLHNETKRCDSVLRMQKSVVITLSLAASNCCFDPLLYFFSGGNFRRRLSTFRKHSLSSVTYVPKKKASLPEKEEEICKE, encoded by the coding sequence ATGGATGGAGTTGGAAATCTGACAGTTTCTTCTGCCAGTAATAACACGTGCAATGACACCATTGATGACTTCCGCAATCAAGTGTATTCCACCCTATACTCTATGATCTCCGTTGTGGGCTTCTTTGGCAATAGCTTTGTGCTCTATGTCCTCATAAAAACATATCATGAGAAGTCAGCTTTCCAAGTATACATGATTAACTTAGCAGTAGCAGATCTACTGTGCGTGTGTACACTGCCTCTCCGTGTAGTCTATTACGTTCACAAAGGTATTTGGCTCTTTGGTGACTTTTTGTGCCGCCTCAGCACCTATGCCTTGTATGTCAACCTCTACTGTAGTATCTTCTTTATGACAGCCATGAGTTTTTTCCGGTGCATTGCAATTGTTTTCCCAGTACAGAACATTAATTTGGTTacacaaaagaaagccagatttGTGTGTGCTGGCATCTGGATTTTTGTGATTTTGACCAGTTCTCCATTTTTAATGTCCACATCTtacaaagatgagaaaaacaataCCAAGTGCTTTGAGCCTCCACAGGACAATCAGTCTAAACATCATGTTTTGGTATTGCATTATGTGTCACTGTTTGTTGGATTTATTAttcctttcattattattattgtctgtTACACATTGATCATTTTAACCTTACTGAAaaattcaatgaagaaaaatcTATCAAGCCGTAAAAAAGCTATAGGAATGATCATAGTCGTGACAGCTGCCTTTTTGATCAGCTTCATGCCATATCATATTCAACGCACCATCCACCTTCATTTTTTACACAATGAAACTAAACGCTGTGATTCTGTTCTTAGAATGCAAAAGTCAGTGGTCATAACCTTGTCTCTGGCTGCATCAAATTGCTGCTTTGACCCTCTCCTGTATTTCTTTTCAGGGGGGAACTTTAGGAGAAGGCTGTCTACATTTAGAAAGCATTCTTTGTCCAGTGTGACTTATGTACCCAAGAAAAAGGCCTCTTtgccagagaaagaagaagaaatatgtaaagaataa